In Vibrio diazotrophicus, the following proteins share a genomic window:
- the rsmF gene encoding 16S rRNA (cytosine(1407)-C(5))-methyltransferase RsmF, whose product MHPNISFPELFLSSMAEILPPELNMEDFIAACQRPLRKSVRVNTLKISVEEFKKRAEDKRWALEPVPWCDTGFWIDADESDVPLGNTAEHMAGLFYIQEASSMMPVSALFTAEDSPYLSVLDTAAAPGSKTTQIAGLMQNNGILVANEFSASRVKVLHANIERCGIRNTALTNFDGRVFGSWLPEQFDAVLLDAPCSGEGTIRKDPDSLKNWSKESIHSIADTQKELIESAFQALKVGGVLVYSTCTLSREENQDVCQHLKQTFGDAVSFESLASLFPEANKALTEEGFLHIFPQVYDCEGFFVARIRKNASVETPPVKKRLGKFPFEKANAKISNDVNQELKKCLGISLPENSSVWLRDNDVWLFPDALEPMLGELRFSRMGIKIAETHKKGYRWQHQVATTLATGKEACGIELSIEDAREWYMGRDVRPQGQSGQGEVIVRFGNDVIGLGKWVGNRVKNGLPRELVRDKNLF is encoded by the coding sequence TTGCATCCTAATATATCCTTCCCTGAGCTGTTCCTATCTTCAATGGCCGAAATTCTTCCTCCTGAGTTAAACATGGAAGATTTCATTGCAGCATGCCAAAGACCGTTACGTAAAAGTGTTCGCGTAAACACATTGAAAATCTCTGTAGAGGAATTCAAAAAACGCGCTGAAGATAAACGCTGGGCTTTAGAACCTGTACCTTGGTGTGATACTGGTTTCTGGATTGATGCTGACGAAAGTGACGTACCTCTGGGGAATACCGCTGAACATATGGCAGGCTTGTTCTATATCCAAGAAGCCAGCTCAATGATGCCTGTATCTGCACTGTTCACCGCGGAAGACAGCCCTTATCTGTCAGTGCTAGACACTGCGGCAGCACCGGGCTCAAAAACAACGCAGATTGCAGGCTTAATGCAAAACAACGGTATTTTGGTAGCGAATGAATTCTCAGCCAGCCGTGTAAAAGTCCTACATGCCAACATAGAACGCTGCGGCATTCGCAACACTGCGCTGACCAACTTTGATGGACGAGTGTTTGGCAGTTGGTTACCTGAGCAATTTGATGCCGTGTTGTTGGACGCGCCATGTTCAGGCGAAGGAACCATTCGTAAAGATCCAGATTCATTGAAAAACTGGAGCAAAGAATCCATTCATAGTATTGCGGATACACAAAAAGAGCTGATCGAAAGTGCCTTTCAGGCCCTAAAAGTGGGTGGTGTGCTTGTTTATTCAACCTGTACATTAAGCCGTGAAGAGAACCAAGACGTGTGCCAGCATCTTAAACAGACATTCGGCGATGCAGTCAGTTTTGAATCGTTAGCTTCCCTATTCCCTGAAGCCAATAAAGCATTAACAGAAGAAGGTTTCCTGCATATATTCCCACAAGTTTATGACTGCGAAGGCTTCTTCGTGGCTCGAATCCGCAAGAATGCCAGTGTCGAAACGCCACCAGTCAAAAAACGCTTAGGTAAATTCCCGTTTGAAAAAGCCAACGCGAAGATTTCAAACGACGTGAATCAAGAGCTGAAAAAATGCTTAGGTATTTCGCTGCCAGAAAACAGTTCCGTCTGGCTTCGTGATAACGATGTATGGTTATTCCCTGATGCATTAGAGCCAATGCTGGGTGAGCTACGTTTCTCTCGCATGGGGATTAAAATTGCTGAAACGCACAAAAAAGGCTATCGCTGGCAACACCAAGTTGCAACCACTCTTGCAACGGGGAAAGAAGCTTGCGGTATTGAACTCTCGATTGAAGACGCCAGAGAATGGTATATGGGGCGTGATGTTCGTCCACAAGGGCAAAGTGGCCAAGGTGAAGTCATCGTCCGCTTTGGTAACGATGTGATTGGATTAGGAAAATGGGTCGGTAACCGAGTGAAAAATGGTTTACCAAGAGAGCTTGTTAGAGACAAAAACCTATTCTAA
- a CDS encoding ABC transporter ATP-binding protein, whose protein sequence is MVNSTNTISRSWLITQAKKHQSKLLFANVIAIVATLISVPIPLLMPLMVDEVLLNQPSTGIEMMNGVLPSSWQTATGYIVLTLVLVVLMRAASQMLNILQSRQFTLVSKTITYQMRSKMIDKLGRISIKQYETRGSGGINAHLVTDIETIDQFIGSTLSKFIIGLLTVSGTAIVLLWIEWRLGLFILLVNPVVVYFSRLLGSKVKHLKKRENQAFERFQNRLVETLDGIYQLRAANKEREFLTELKEQANEVRLSADKYAWQSEAAGRLSFLLFLLGFELFRAAAMLMVVFSDLSIGQMFAVFGYLWFMLSPVQELLSIQFSWYSAKAALGRINALLDLEEEHRPVSKINPFTEDKEVEVTVSNVNFSYDGENNVLKDLSLNIPSGKKVALVGASGGGKSTLIQLLIGVYRANSGQIRFNGETCDDISFDVIRGEIAVVLQQPILFNDTLRHNLTLGGEHDEAELWRALEIAQMQDVISKLDHGLDSQIGRNGIRLSGGQRQRLAIARMVLSNPKFVILDEATSALDTATESALHKALNEFLKGRTTLIVAHRLSAVKQADLIYVLEDGRVSQAGTHRELVEQEGLYQTLYGSVQSYAN, encoded by the coding sequence ATGGTAAATTCCACAAACACTATTAGCCGTTCTTGGCTAATAACACAAGCGAAAAAGCATCAATCCAAGCTATTGTTTGCCAATGTAATTGCGATTGTTGCAACGCTAATCAGTGTGCCCATCCCACTGCTTATGCCTCTCATGGTTGATGAAGTGCTGCTAAACCAGCCTTCAACCGGTATCGAGATGATGAATGGTGTTTTGCCATCGTCTTGGCAAACAGCAACAGGTTACATCGTCCTCACTCTAGTACTTGTCGTTCTCATGCGAGCGGCGAGCCAGATGCTCAATATACTGCAAAGCCGACAGTTCACGCTTGTCTCTAAAACCATCACCTATCAGATGCGCAGCAAGATGATAGATAAGTTGGGGCGAATTAGCATAAAACAATACGAGACTCGGGGAAGCGGTGGAATAAATGCCCATTTGGTTACAGATATTGAAACCATAGACCAATTTATCGGGTCTACGTTAAGTAAATTTATTATTGGCCTGTTGACCGTCAGCGGAACAGCGATCGTTTTATTGTGGATTGAGTGGCGTTTAGGGCTCTTTATCCTATTAGTAAACCCTGTCGTGGTTTACTTTTCGCGTTTGCTTGGTAGTAAAGTCAAACACCTGAAGAAAAGAGAAAACCAAGCCTTTGAGCGCTTTCAAAATAGGCTGGTAGAAACCCTCGATGGTATTTATCAACTTAGAGCGGCCAACAAAGAACGTGAATTTCTTACAGAGCTAAAAGAACAGGCCAATGAAGTACGTTTAAGTGCGGACAAATATGCATGGCAATCCGAAGCGGCTGGCCGCTTATCATTCCTGCTGTTTTTACTTGGATTCGAATTGTTCAGAGCGGCGGCGATGCTCATGGTAGTGTTCAGTGATCTTTCTATTGGGCAGATGTTTGCTGTGTTCGGCTATTTGTGGTTCATGCTTTCACCTGTTCAGGAACTGTTGAGCATTCAATTTTCTTGGTATAGCGCCAAAGCCGCGCTTGGCCGAATCAACGCTCTACTTGATTTAGAAGAAGAACATCGCCCAGTCAGTAAAATCAATCCATTTACTGAAGACAAAGAAGTAGAAGTGACGGTTTCAAACGTCAATTTTTCATATGACGGTGAAAACAATGTCCTCAAGGATTTGTCTCTTAATATCCCATCCGGTAAAAAAGTTGCACTGGTCGGAGCAAGTGGCGGAGGAAAATCGACTCTAATACAGCTACTGATCGGTGTTTATCGGGCGAACTCAGGGCAAATTCGTTTCAATGGCGAGACATGCGACGACATTAGTTTCGATGTTATCCGTGGGGAAATTGCCGTTGTTCTACAACAACCTATACTCTTTAATGACACTTTAAGGCACAATTTGACCCTTGGTGGAGAACATGATGAAGCTGAACTGTGGCGCGCTCTTGAAATTGCGCAAATGCAGGATGTGATTAGTAAGCTGGATCATGGATTGGATTCTCAAATTGGCCGCAATGGTATTCGCCTGTCCGGTGGTCAGCGTCAGCGTCTAGCCATTGCACGAATGGTTTTAAGTAATCCAAAATTCGTCATTTTAGATGAAGCGACTTCAGCACTCGATACCGCGACAGAAAGTGCCTTACATAAGGCATTAAACGAGTTTTTAAAAGGACGAACCACTTTGATAGTCGCTCACAGACTTTCAGCGGTGAAACAAGCAGATTTGATTTATGTATTGGAAGATGGACGCGTTAGCCAAGCTGGCACACATAGAGAACTGGTTGAGCAAGAAGGGCTATATCAAACTCTCTACGGTTCGGTGCAATCCTACGCCAATTAG
- the prc gene encoding carboxy terminal-processing peptidase, with product MKCRSKWTLIAASVWLAASSAQAVEAQIQKKDLPVLAPEAQHETASKRVTSRFTRSHYKHFNLDDQFSQEIFERYVELLDYNRSLFTQADIDSFQFKAVQLDDELKAGSNAIAFEIYNLSMIKRFERFKYALSLLDKEIKFNTDETIEIDRSKAAWPKNKAEIDELWRKRVKYDALSLKLTGKEWPEIKETLSKRYNNAIKRLTQTHSEDVFQLYMNAFARQIDPHTSYLSPRNAEQFQSEMSLSLEGIGAVLQMTDDYTVISSLVTGGPAASSKQLSEGDRIVGVGQDGEDIVDVIGWRLDDVVQLIKGPKGTKVNLEILPDGKDVKRHVVTIVRDKIRLEDRAVKSEVIEKGGKKIGVLEVPSFYVGLSQDTDKLITQLKADKVDGIIVDLRNNGGGALTEATALSGLFITSGPVVQVRDSYGRVNVNSDTDGKISYSGPMTVLINSYSASASEIFAAAMQDYGRAIILGENSFGKGTVQQHRSLNHIYDMFDKELGYVQYTIQKFYRIDGGSTQNKGVVPDIAFPAAIDAAETGESVEPNALPWDSIDQAKYSKLHDFSAIIASLTQKHQQRIASDLEFGFIQQDITKYKAEKDDNALSLNEKARKKKSDEADAERLARINKRQVDAGKAEYKSLDDVPKDYEVPDAYLNESVAIMVDMLKSAKK from the coding sequence ATGAAATGCCGTTCAAAATGGACTCTGATTGCTGCTAGCGTTTGGCTAGCAGCATCTTCAGCTCAGGCTGTTGAAGCCCAAATTCAAAAGAAAGATTTACCCGTTCTTGCTCCTGAAGCTCAACATGAAACAGCAAGTAAAAGGGTAACTTCTCGTTTTACTCGTTCTCACTACAAGCATTTCAATCTCGACGATCAATTTTCTCAAGAGATTTTTGAACGTTACGTTGAGCTTCTTGACTACAACCGCAGTCTTTTCACTCAAGCTGACATCGATTCTTTCCAGTTTAAAGCTGTTCAATTAGATGATGAACTCAAGGCAGGTAGCAACGCTATTGCGTTTGAAATCTATAACTTGTCGATGATTAAGCGTTTCGAACGTTTTAAATATGCTTTGTCATTACTCGATAAAGAAATCAAATTTAATACTGATGAAACCATCGAAATTGATCGTTCTAAAGCGGCTTGGCCTAAGAATAAAGCTGAAATTGATGAGTTATGGCGCAAGCGCGTAAAATACGATGCTTTGAGCCTAAAATTGACAGGCAAAGAGTGGCCTGAAATCAAAGAGACGCTGTCAAAACGCTACAACAATGCTATCAAACGCCTAACTCAAACTCATAGTGAAGATGTTTTCCAACTTTACATGAATGCGTTTGCTCGCCAGATTGACCCGCATACCAGTTACCTTTCACCTCGTAATGCAGAACAATTCCAGTCTGAGATGAGCTTATCTCTGGAAGGGATTGGTGCTGTTTTACAAATGACGGATGACTACACGGTTATTTCTTCGTTGGTTACTGGTGGCCCAGCTGCAAGCAGCAAGCAATTGTCAGAAGGCGATCGTATTGTTGGCGTTGGTCAGGATGGTGAAGATATCGTCGATGTTATCGGCTGGCGATTGGATGATGTTGTTCAGTTAATCAAAGGTCCGAAGGGCACTAAGGTTAATCTTGAAATTCTACCTGATGGTAAGGATGTAAAACGTCACGTTGTAACAATTGTCCGCGATAAGATTCGTCTAGAAGATAGAGCCGTTAAATCAGAAGTGATTGAAAAGGGTGGTAAAAAGATTGGTGTTCTAGAAGTACCAAGTTTCTACGTTGGCCTTTCTCAAGACACCGATAAACTGATTACTCAGTTAAAAGCTGACAAAGTGGACGGCATCATTGTTGACTTACGAAATAACGGTGGCGGTGCTTTAACAGAAGCGACGGCATTATCCGGTTTGTTTATTACCAGTGGCCCAGTTGTTCAAGTTCGTGATAGTTATGGTCGCGTGAACGTAAACAGCGATACCGACGGAAAGATCAGTTATTCAGGTCCAATGACGGTATTGATCAACAGCTATAGCGCCTCTGCCTCTGAGATTTTTGCTGCGGCAATGCAAGATTATGGTCGCGCTATTATTCTTGGCGAAAACTCATTCGGTAAGGGTACGGTACAGCAGCATCGTTCTTTGAATCATATTTACGATATGTTCGATAAAGAGCTGGGCTATGTGCAATACACGATTCAGAAGTTTTATCGCATTGACGGTGGTAGTACGCAAAACAAAGGTGTAGTACCTGACATTGCGTTCCCTGCTGCAATTGATGCTGCTGAAACGGGTGAGAGTGTCGAGCCAAATGCGCTTCCTTGGGACAGCATTGATCAAGCGAAGTATTCTAAACTCCATGATTTCTCAGCGATTATTGCCTCGTTGACGCAAAAGCATCAGCAACGCATTGCCTCTGATCTTGAGTTTGGTTTTATCCAACAAGATATTACTAAATATAAAGCAGAAAAAGATGACAACGCGCTGTCTTTAAACGAAAAAGCTCGTAAGAAGAAAAGTGATGAAGCCGATGCAGAGCGTTTAGCTCGAATCAACAAACGTCAAGTTGATGCTGGAAAAGCAGAATACAAGAGTTTAGACGACGTGCCGAAAGATTATGAAGTGCCTGATGCGTATTTGAACGAATCGGTAGCCATCATGGTTGATATGCTGAAGTCGGCAAAAAAATAG
- a CDS encoding paraquat-inducible protein A: MKVRAIEKHLSTPSGIRLCQGCELPVDVISVEKGKSAYCPRCGTQLYRGGQPSLSGNLALAITCLLLFIPSHFFDFIRIRLIGVMIPATLPSGVEALYNEGYVGLALLVFFCASLAPFILCCSVVGAHVALRHNNFALMRYSLLLISKLKPWVMIDVFLVSIAVSCFKLIDISDVFVGPGLYGLVLLQIFTVLLISRISVRRYWEAWRPETEYPLEVKHVHCHNCHLSQPESSNCIRCHQKLYHRKPNSIETTWAYLLAATVSIIPANILPISILLTNGQRLEDTIFSGVASLINSGMIGIAVIIFVASIVVPVAKILGLTYLLLAIKFKRSVFFRQRMIIYFVIKWIGKWSVMDLFVISIMLAVVDRGQLLDFTPGYGAIAFGMVVVLTLLAAESLDPRLIWDNYRDDNNKQESVDE, encoded by the coding sequence ATGAAAGTGAGAGCGATAGAAAAACATCTATCCACTCCTTCTGGAATACGCCTTTGCCAAGGGTGTGAGTTGCCCGTGGACGTCATTAGCGTAGAGAAAGGTAAAAGTGCGTATTGCCCTCGGTGTGGTACGCAACTTTATCGTGGCGGCCAACCTTCCCTATCAGGCAACTTAGCTTTGGCTATTACCTGCCTATTGTTGTTTATACCCTCTCACTTTTTCGATTTTATTCGTATTCGCCTAATAGGCGTTATGATTCCAGCAACACTACCTTCTGGTGTAGAAGCACTCTATAACGAAGGATATGTCGGCTTAGCACTGCTCGTGTTTTTCTGTGCTTCGCTCGCTCCATTTATACTTTGCTGCAGCGTTGTAGGTGCACACGTTGCGTTGAGACACAATAACTTCGCTCTAATGCGCTATTCGCTGCTGCTGATCTCTAAGCTTAAACCTTGGGTTATGATCGATGTATTTCTGGTGAGCATTGCGGTTTCGTGTTTCAAACTAATTGATATTTCAGACGTTTTCGTTGGCCCCGGGCTATACGGACTGGTTCTGCTACAGATATTTACCGTTCTGCTAATCAGTCGTATCAGTGTAAGACGTTATTGGGAAGCTTGGCGACCAGAAACTGAATATCCGCTCGAAGTGAAACATGTGCACTGCCACAACTGCCATCTCTCTCAACCAGAGAGTTCAAATTGCATTCGTTGCCATCAGAAGCTCTACCACAGAAAGCCTAATTCCATTGAAACGACTTGGGCGTACTTATTGGCCGCTACGGTTTCGATTATTCCAGCCAACATTCTGCCAATTTCAATCTTGTTAACCAACGGACAAAGACTCGAAGACACCATATTTTCGGGTGTAGCATCACTGATTAACAGCGGCATGATTGGAATTGCAGTCATCATTTTTGTGGCAAGTATTGTGGTACCGGTCGCCAAAATACTTGGCTTAACTTATCTACTACTTGCCATAAAATTTAAGCGAAGCGTCTTTTTCCGCCAAAGAATGATCATATACTTTGTTATCAAATGGATAGGAAAATGGTCCGTAATGGACCTGTTTGTTATTTCTATAATGTTAGCGGTCGTTGATCGTGGGCAGTTGCTCGATTTTACTCCCGGATACGGTGCCATTGCTTTTGGAATGGTTGTGGTGTTGACGCTGTTAGCAGCAGAAAGCCTCGATCCAAGACTCATTTGGGATAACTACCGCGACGATAACAATAAACAAGAGTCAGTTGATGAATAA
- the proQ gene encoding RNA chaperone ProQ produces MENTEKLKNSKEVIAYIAECFPKCFTLEGEAKPLKIGIFQDLAERLGEDPKVSKTQLRAALRQYTSSWRYLHGVKPGAVRVDLDGNACGELEEQHVEHAQAALAESKARVDARRKEQGKKAREEAKAKPKAKKAAQPRRPQNKGPKPESKPVETRALNADEIIVGKEVNINMGKGNMAATIVEINKEDVRVQLGNGLQMVVKAEHLRA; encoded by the coding sequence ATGGAAAACACTGAAAAGTTAAAAAACAGCAAAGAAGTTATTGCGTACATTGCTGAATGTTTCCCTAAATGCTTTACTTTAGAGGGTGAAGCGAAGCCTCTTAAAATTGGTATTTTTCAAGATCTTGCTGAACGCCTTGGCGAAGATCCAAAAGTTAGTAAAACTCAGCTTCGTGCAGCTTTAAGACAGTACACTTCTTCATGGCGTTACCTACACGGCGTAAAACCTGGTGCGGTTCGTGTAGACCTAGACGGAAATGCTTGTGGAGAGCTTGAAGAGCAACATGTAGAACATGCACAAGCAGCGTTGGCAGAAAGTAAAGCTCGTGTTGACGCTCGTCGTAAAGAACAAGGTAAAAAAGCTCGCGAAGAAGCGAAAGCTAAGCCAAAAGCTAAGAAAGCAGCTCAGCCTCGCCGTCCTCAAAACAAAGGGCCAAAACCAGAAAGTAAACCTGTTGAAACAAGAGCTTTGAATGCTGACGAAATCATTGTTGGTAAAGAAGTGAACATCAACATGGGTAAAGGCAACATGGCTGCGACCATTGTTGAAATCAATAAGGAAGACGTGCGTGTTCAACTTGGTAACGGCCTACAAATGGTTGTAAAAGCGGAGCACTTGCGCGCCTAA
- a CDS encoding GAF domain-containing protein: MKLEHYHRLTKQAVALLESEKDLIANLSNLSALLNMELEDLNWVGFYLMREGELVLGPFQGKPACVRIPVGRGVCGTAVSTNSVQRVYDVHEFEGHIACDAASNSEIVIPFSINGEVVGVLDIDSPSVGRFSEIDEEGLTFLMTEVEKLLNSQANKA; encoded by the coding sequence ATGAAATTAGAACATTACCACCGCTTAACAAAACAAGCTGTCGCACTACTAGAATCAGAAAAGGACTTGATTGCGAACTTGTCTAACTTAAGCGCACTACTCAACATGGAATTAGAAGACCTTAACTGGGTTGGTTTCTATCTGATGCGAGAAGGTGAGTTGGTATTAGGTCCATTCCAAGGTAAACCTGCTTGTGTGCGTATTCCTGTCGGACGTGGCGTATGCGGCACAGCAGTTTCAACTAATAGTGTACAACGTGTTTATGATGTTCATGAGTTTGAAGGTCATATTGCGTGTGACGCTGCCAGCAATTCGGAGATTGTTATTCCATTTTCAATCAATGGTGAAGTAGTCGGTGTTCTCGATATTGACAGTCCAAGTGTGGGTCGTTTTTCCGAAATTGATGAGGAAGGACTGACATTTTTGATGACAGAAGTTGAAAAGCTGCTCAATTCACAGGCTAACAAGGCATAA
- a CDS encoding MlaD family protein, producing MNKNITQQTSYKPDVKKNKGISPLWILPILTVVLAGWLIMKSIHDAGERIQIYFSNAQGLVAGRTPVRYQGLEVGMVRNIKLSPNLDSIYVDTDIYPDAKRLLSEKTRFWLVKPTASLSGISGLDALVSGNYIAIDPGDEIVEDNDYDADDHPQSYRALDSAPSDLLANQGLTITLKARDLGGISVGSQIVYKKIPIGEVYNYQLADDNQSVIIDASIQEQYRNVITTESRFWNVSGIGANLGLSGVDIRMESVAALLGGAIAVDSPDEGEPAEQNSEFKLYPDLRTAGRGVAIKIVLPDDNNISVSGAPIMYRGLEIGQITNLQLDEERKEIIASAAIQPAFSDMLNSGSNFILEEAKIALTGVENLGNLIKGNYLTLVPGEGDRSRHFVAVRKQEFNRTQAKSVALKLIADSSFGLSAGTDILYRGVAVGSVTKVALKPDNVEFDVLIDEEYVPFIGSNSRFYVTGTATAELTESGLNVSIPPAKQLLTGSISFVSEGSKQIQSQYRLYQSQSLAELAKYNQSGTQTFTLMAEELPPVSAGSPLLYRNLRVGNVAGYTLTSKGVEIKVKIENQYKHLITSQTVFWNRSGVEIDASLAGISVKAAPLQTLIQGGIAFDNISGVDNKVNDKWVLYPSYQQAQKYGKTITLTASGDVAVPVGTNIKYQGVSVGEVVSVTPSFTANKISITARIKPEYSKNIATKGSVFWIASAKVSLTHGIENIENLLSKSIEVKPGDGDPTYSFPLSELPYKKTSISFTLQSEDKGSVSVGTPVLFRGMDVGRVTRVQLGNLADRVISTIEIEPEYSYLIRQNSVFWNVSGVDVSIGLSGADIKAGTFDSIVRGGITFSTPEQKQLMPAAKAGQSFYLYSRAEEGWKQWRTPIPQPN from the coding sequence ATGAATAAAAATATTACTCAGCAAACCTCCTACAAGCCAGATGTCAAAAAGAACAAAGGGATCTCTCCTTTGTGGATTTTGCCTATCCTCACGGTCGTGCTGGCTGGTTGGTTAATAATGAAATCTATCCATGATGCTGGTGAACGCATTCAAATTTACTTCTCTAATGCACAAGGTCTGGTAGCTGGAAGAACACCGGTCCGTTATCAAGGCTTAGAGGTCGGTATGGTCAGAAACATCAAGTTGTCCCCTAACTTAGACAGCATTTATGTCGACACCGACATTTATCCGGATGCGAAAAGACTGCTTTCTGAAAAGACCCGCTTTTGGTTAGTAAAACCCACCGCTAGTTTGTCTGGTATTTCCGGTCTTGATGCTTTGGTATCGGGTAACTACATTGCTATTGACCCGGGAGATGAAATTGTTGAAGACAATGATTATGATGCAGACGACCATCCTCAAAGCTATCGCGCTCTCGACTCTGCACCTTCAGACTTGCTCGCCAATCAAGGGTTAACCATTACTTTGAAAGCTCGAGATTTGGGTGGAATTTCTGTTGGCTCGCAAATCGTCTACAAAAAGATCCCCATCGGTGAGGTATACAACTATCAACTGGCCGATGACAATCAGTCTGTAATTATCGATGCGTCCATTCAAGAGCAATATCGCAATGTCATAACGACGGAAAGCCGTTTTTGGAACGTAAGTGGTATTGGCGCTAACTTAGGTTTAAGTGGTGTTGATATTCGTATGGAAAGTGTAGCTGCTTTGTTAGGTGGGGCTATCGCAGTTGACTCTCCTGACGAAGGAGAACCCGCTGAACAAAATTCTGAATTTAAACTTTATCCGGACCTCAGAACTGCTGGACGTGGTGTCGCCATTAAGATTGTTCTGCCAGACGATAACAACATCAGTGTTTCTGGTGCGCCAATTATGTACAGAGGGTTGGAAATCGGTCAGATCACCAATCTGCAGTTGGATGAAGAACGCAAAGAAATTATTGCATCTGCCGCTATTCAACCTGCCTTCAGCGACATGCTGAACAGTGGCAGCAACTTCATTCTTGAAGAAGCAAAAATCGCACTGACAGGCGTTGAGAACCTAGGCAATCTTATAAAGGGTAACTATCTAACTCTGGTTCCCGGTGAAGGTGATCGCTCTCGTCATTTCGTGGCAGTGCGTAAGCAAGAATTTAACCGTACTCAGGCGAAATCCGTCGCCTTAAAACTTATCGCCGACAGCTCATTTGGTCTGAGTGCTGGCACCGACATTTTGTATCGCGGCGTTGCGGTCGGTAGCGTTACAAAAGTCGCCCTTAAGCCTGATAACGTTGAGTTCGATGTGCTGATTGATGAAGAGTATGTTCCATTTATCGGCTCAAATAGCCGCTTTTATGTTACAGGTACTGCAACCGCCGAACTGACAGAATCAGGGTTAAACGTTTCTATTCCTCCAGCTAAACAGCTACTGACGGGTTCAATTAGCTTTGTCAGTGAAGGCAGTAAGCAAATTCAGTCACAATATCGGCTTTATCAAAGCCAATCGTTAGCTGAATTGGCGAAGTACAATCAGTCTGGCACTCAAACATTTACCTTAATGGCGGAAGAACTTCCTCCAGTCAGTGCGGGTAGCCCACTTCTCTATCGCAACCTGCGAGTGGGGAATGTAGCAGGCTACACGCTGACGTCTAAAGGGGTTGAGATTAAGGTAAAAATAGAGAATCAGTACAAACATCTAATTACGAGTCAAACTGTATTTTGGAACCGTTCAGGTGTCGAAATTGATGCATCGCTGGCAGGAATAAGTGTTAAAGCTGCGCCTCTACAAACATTGATTCAAGGAGGGATAGCGTTTGATAACATCAGTGGTGTTGATAACAAAGTTAATGACAAATGGGTGCTTTATCCAAGCTATCAACAAGCTCAAAAATACGGCAAAACCATTACTCTTACAGCCTCTGGCGATGTGGCGGTTCCTGTCGGTACAAACATCAAATACCAAGGCGTATCTGTAGGTGAAGTGGTCAGCGTCACGCCAAGTTTCACTGCAAATAAGATTTCGATTACCGCGCGCATTAAACCTGAATACAGCAAGAACATTGCCACAAAAGGATCAGTATTCTGGATTGCATCAGCGAAAGTTAGCTTGACTCATGGTATTGAAAACATCGAGAACCTGCTAAGCAAGTCTATTGAGGTTAAGCCGGGAGATGGCGATCCAACCTATTCATTCCCGTTGTCAGAACTGCCATATAAGAAAACCAGTATCTCGTTTACCCTACAAAGCGAAGATAAAGGCTCGGTTTCCGTTGGCACCCCTGTTTTGTTTAGAGGCATGGATGTAGGTCGAGTAACTCGAGTGCAGTTAGGAAACCTTGCTGACAGAGTGATTTCGACTATCGAAATTGAACCTGAGTACAGCTATCTCATTCGCCAAAACAGTGTCTTCTGGAATGTTTCCGGTGTTGATGTTTCGATTGGCTTATCTGGTGCGGACATCAAGGCAGGTACGTTTGACAGTATTGTTCGCGGTGGTATTACCTTCTCGACACCAGAACAAAAACAGCTCATGCCTGCTGCCAAAGCGGGACAGTCGTTCTACTTGTACTCGCGCGCTGAAGAAGGTTGGAAACAATGGCGCACACCTATTCCTCAACCAAACTAG